CACGCCACCGACGACACGGCCGATATCGATCGCGCGGCGCTCGACTGGCGCAGCCATCTGAGCCGCAGCCAGCTCCAGCGCGGCCTCGCCACCGTCGGCTTTCGCGTCACGGCAAGCTGGGCCTTCGATGGCCGGCAGAGCCTGCTGAAGCTGCGCCCCGTGCCAGTCCCGGCGCGCAAGGCGAGCGCCGCCACGGAGGGCGCGGCATGAGCGCCGAAAAGGGCATGCCCATCAGGGTGCCCAATCGCGGCACGCCGATGGGCGTGGCGGTGATGGGGCTGATGCGCACCGGCACCACGCTGGTCTGCGATCTCCTGACCCTGCGGGGCCGGTCGCTCGTCGTCAGCGAGCCCAATCTGCTGGCGCTGTGGGACGGACCGCTGCAGCTCAAGATGAACCGGCTCTATCGCGAGTTCGGCCTCGACGTGCCTTCCTTGCCGCCGCGCGAAGGCGAGTACCGGTCGAACATCGAATATTTCGACCAGACGATTCTGCCTCAGCTGAAATCGCTAGAGCTCTGGGGCGTGAAATGCGTCGATCTCTTCGGCTGGCAGCGGCTGCTGCGCATCTATCCGCCCAAGCGCCTGGTGCTCTGCGTGCGCGATCTGCGCGCGGTCACGATCTCGGCGCTCGAGCTGGTCAATCGCATGGGCCTGGTTTTCACCGATACGAAGCGCATGCGCGACGAAGCCTGGATCTTCTCGCGCATCGCCTACAGCGTGCAGGAGATGATGGCGATGCGCGCCGTGCCGCATATGGTGCTGCGCTACGAGGATCTCGTGGCGGAGCCCGCAGCGCGCGATCGCCTGGCCGCCTATTGCGGCCTCGACCGGCTGGGCGAGGAACGGCTCAATCTGGTGATCGAGCGCGAAACCCGCTCGGGCTGGGAGCTTGCCAAGCATGGCAAGGAGATCACCACCAAGGCGCTCGATCGCTATGACGAGGAGCCGGAGGGTCCGATGCGGACCATGGCCGACCGGATCTGGCGGATGTTCCCCGAATATTCGCTGGCCTTCGGCTACGAGGTGCCGGCCCCCCGGTTCCGCATCCGGCGCCATGATTTCTGCATCGGGCCGGATCCAGGCATCAACCCGATCAAGTTCAAGGAGACCGAGGTCTGGAACTGGCGCGGGCCCAAGCAGCTAGAGCCCGTCTTCGGCCGGCGCCGCGCGCGCACCATCGTGGCGCTCAACCTGAAGCCCGGCGCCGTGCTGCTCGATCTCGGTTGCGGCACCGCCGCCATGCGCAAGATGCTGGCGAAATCCTCGAGCCATCTGCCGGCCGACGTCGCCGTGCGCGCGCCGCTCTTCG
The nucleotide sequence above comes from Hypericibacter terrae. Encoded proteins:
- a CDS encoding sulfotransferase, with translation MSAEKGMPIRVPNRGTPMGVAVMGLMRTGTTLVCDLLTLRGRSLVVSEPNLLALWDGPLQLKMNRLYREFGLDVPSLPPREGEYRSNIEYFDQTILPQLKSLELWGVKCVDLFGWQRLLRIYPPKRLVLCVRDLRAVTISALELVNRMGLVFTDTKRMRDEAWIFSRIAYSVQEMMAMRAVPHMVLRYEDLVAEPAARDRLAAYCGLDRLGEERLNLVIERETRSGWELAKHGKEITTKALDRYDEEPEGPMRTMADRIWRMFPEYSLAFGYEVPAPRFRIRRHDFCIGPDPGINPIKFKETEVWNWRGPKQLEPVFGRRRARTIVALNLKPGAVLLDLGCGTAAMRKMLAKSSSHLPADVAVRAPLFVVSDIYRGELPPGGEATHVAALGVLEYVEDLPGFLNGLRGYNVPVFVSYYATDDTPKVDRVSLGWKNGYRRNELMRMFIAAGFMPTPKWAFDGQQSLFRLIPRQIMARKRRRPRAKIILQGGPRPGPGKKPAPKPKGKSKKELEPV